Proteins found in one Drosophila busckii strain San Diego stock center, stock number 13000-0081.31 chromosome 2R, ASM1175060v1, whole genome shotgun sequence genomic segment:
- the LOC108597254 gene encoding endoplasmic reticulum metallopeptidase 1 produces the protein MEDDEANREVVDSSMDRNKINTIIELNEERRHRPIAWYYAPTYLLFWLALFFAVVVPLFNHLPTGVREFEEPAKPGEFVAERAQRVLLELDRMGPKIVGDEMNEKTMVEFMLNEIEKVRQVMRYDLYELEVDLQRASGAYLLGQMINMYQAIQNVVVKVSTKSSNSTNYLLINSHYDTKQGSTGTGDAGFMIVVMLEVMRQLVTSEQTFEHPVVFLYNGAEEQPLQGSHAFITKHKWSTNCRALINLDSCGAGGREILFQSGPNHPWLMHYYRLNAKHPFASTMAEELFQAGFISSDTDFRIFRDFGPVPGVDMANTKNGFVYHSKFDRYDVISRDSLQNTGENVLALARGISNAPEMYDTDAHAEGHSVFFDFLGLFFIYYVEITGIALNISFALAGLAMVCVSLWRMTKVTGLESSFIASSFGVILLLELAGFALALLLPLLMAALLDAGDRSMAYFANSWLVLGLYICPSIIGLMLPVTLYYTLQPSKRLPHRYHLQMAGQAHCVILSLLCLILTAFGIRSAYLLLMSLFFFVGALLLNILTNLQDRGYHWCILICVSQLLPFLYFSYLFHAFITVLIPRSAFGGGQSNPDLLIALLCGLGTILSMGFVAPLINIFWRPKCIIFGLGLITFIFSMISISSVGFPYRPKTNVMRITFLEVQRTFYEYDGYISLHDSGYYFDIQDRHQLEPISSSVDVTDAVPLDCGSELMCGVPCLHPRWCKTAAKTARWLPRQQHVEIPGETTLKCLNKTELSGYRIKYGFRLSGPPHIGIFLRPVKGAKMLDWSFVRGMLDKPFVYKPPYHIFYTWAADNSPLEFSLELLKTDGYFEEPVLEIGIAAHYVSHEHKRDALSKEFIQAMPDFVYVMEWPASYTRYVF, from the exons ATGGAGGATGACGAAGCTAATAGA gaAGTTGTCGACAGCAGCATGGAtcgaaataaaatcaacactATAATCGAGTTAAACGAAGAGAGGCGGCATAGGCCTATCGCTTGGTACTATGCGCCCACCTATTTGCTCTTCTGGCTGGCGCTCTTCTTTGCTGTTGTGGTGCCGCTCTTTAATCATTTGCCCACGGGCGTAAGAGAGTTCGAAGAGCCAGCCAAGCCGGGAGAGTTTGTGGCTGAACGCGCTCAGCGAGTGTTGCTGGAATTAGATCGCATGGGACCGAAGATTGTGGGCGATGAAATGAATGAGAAGACTATGGTGGAGTTTATGCTAAACGAGATTGAGAAAGTGCGTCAGGTGATGCGGTATGATCTCTACGAGCTTGAGGTGGACTTGCAACGTGCCTCCGGCGCCTATCTACTCGGTCAAATGATAAACATGTATCAGGCCattcaaaatgttgttgttaaggTTAGCACAAAGAGTTCAAATAGCACAAACTATTTGCTTATCAATAGTCACTATGACACAAAGCAAGGTAGCACAG GGACTGGCGATGCTGGCTTTATGATTGTTGTTATGCTGGAGGTTATGCGTCAATTGGTCACTTCAGAGCAAACATTTGAGCATCCTGTTGTCTTCCTATACAATGGTGCGGAGGAACAACCTTTGCAAGGCTCACATGCATTTATTACGAAGCATAAATGGTCCACTAATTGCAG AGCATTAATCAATTTAGACTCTTGTGGCGCTGGTGGTCGTGAGATTCTCTTTCAAAGTGGTCCCAATCATCCTTGGCTGATGCAT TATTATAGACTTAATGCCAAACATCCTTTTGCATCCACTATGGCTGAAGAACTATTCCAGGCTGGCTTTATTTCCTCCGATACGGACTTTCGCATCTTTCGCGACTTTGGGCCAGTGCCAG GTGTGGATATGGCTAATACTAAAAACGGCTTTGTTTATCACTCCAAATTCGATCGCTATGATGTTATCTCGCGCGATTCTCTACAGAATACCGGAGAAAATGTGCTTGCCCTAGCGCGCGGCATCAGCAATGCGCCGGAGATGTACGATACTGAC GCACACGCCGAGGGTCACTCGGTGTTTTTTGATTTCCTGGGCTTGTTTTTTATCTACTATGTGGAGATCACAGGCATAGCTTTGAACATAAGTTTCGCCCTTGCTGGCTTGGCTATGGTCTGTGTCTCGCTTTGGCGTATGACCAAGGTGACTGGACTGGAATCTAGCTTTATAGCCAGCTCTTTTGGCGTTATATTGCTGCTCGAGCTGGCGGGATTTGcgctggctttgcttttgccgctACTGATGGCAGCTTTGTTGGATGCTGGTGATCGCAGCATGGCTTACTTTGCCAACAGCTGGCTAGTGCTGGGTCTCTATATATGTCCATCCATCATTGGACTGATGCTGCCTGTGACATTATATTACACCCTTCAGCCCAGT AAGCGGCTTCCTCACAGATATCATTTGCAAATGGCCGGACAGGCTCATTGTGTGATCTTGTCCTTGCTCTGCCTAATTCTAACAGCTTTTGGCATACGTAGCGCTTATCTGTTGCTCATGTCGCTCTTCTTTTTTGTAGGCGCTTTGCTGTTAAATATCTTGACTAATCTGCAAGATCGTG GCTATCATTGGTGCATATTGATATGTGTTAGTCAACTATTGCCCTTTCTCTACTTTTCGTATTTGTTTCACGCATTTATTACTGTTCTCATACCAAGGAGCGCATTCGGTGGAGGTCAAAGCAATCCCGacttattaattgcattactATGTGGTTTGGGCACAATACTCTCTATGGGCTTTGTG GCACCGCTCATAAATATCTTTTGGCGCCccaaatgcataatttttggcCTGGGGCTAATAACCTTTATATTCAGCATGATATCCATATCGAGTGTGGGCTTTCCCTATCGCCCTAAAACAAATGTTATGCGTATAACTTTTCTG GAGGTACAACGCACTTTTTATGAGTATGACGGCTACATAAGCTTGCACGATTCTGGTTACTACTTTGATATTCAGGATCGACATCAGCTGGAGCCCATAAGTAGTAGTGTGGATGTAACTGATGCGGTTCCTTTAGACTGTGGCTCAGAGCTTATGTGTGGTGTGCCCTGTTTGCATCCTCGTTGGTGCAAAACTGCAGCCAAGACCGCTCGCTGGCTGCCTCGCCAGCAGCACGTCGAAATACCCGGAGAAACTACGCTAAAGTGTCTTAACAAAACTGAGCTCTCTGGCTATCGTATAAAATATGGATTTAGGCTTTCGGGTCCACCACACATTGGCATATTTCTGAGACCAGTAAAAGGTGCTAAGATGCTGGATTGGTCTTTTGTGCGCGGCATGCTGGACAAACCGTTCGTCTATAAGCCGCCCTATCACATATTCTATACCTGGGCAGCTGACAATTCGCCGCTTGAGTTCTCCTTGGAACTATTA aaAACTGATGGATATTTTGAGGAGCCTGTACTGGAAATTGGCATTGCTGCACACTATGTGAGTCACGAGCATAAGCGTGATGCTCTAAGCAAAGAGTTTATACAAGCAATGCCCGattttgtatatgtaatgGAATGGCCAGCCTCCTATACGCgctatgtattttaa